In the genome of Blastocatellia bacterium, one region contains:
- the grpE gene encoding nucleotide exchange factor GrpE: VRRIETIGKPFDPTRHEAISTEERDDHEENTVIDEYQPGYMIGDRLLRPARVKVATRAAQSKPEETDP, encoded by the coding sequence GCGTCCGACGGATCGAAACTATCGGCAAGCCGTTCGATCCGACGCGCCATGAGGCGATCTCCACCGAAGAGCGGGACGATCACGAGGAGAACACCGTCATTGACGAGTACCAGCCCGGCTACATGATCGGAGACCGATTGTTGCGGCCGGCTCGCGTCAAAGTGGCGACGCGGGCCGCTCAGTCGAAGCCCGAGGAGACGGACCCGTGA